A single Photobacterium toruni DNA region contains:
- a CDS encoding right-handed parallel beta-helix repeat-containing protein — translation MNRTRCRLFCFKRFLALLLVFSFSVVAEQPYVVSNSGFSQGQFQSCAPQGQYACFRVFAGRYGDNYIGGTCAIHNASSTYNLGDVQVAYAIVRELAADDHADFWFNGRQFQVAGGTGARPCELGRTTYSYPNTNIGAVPNQFTISARILVSGMGEAWGTMDIYYIPYFEDFGDAPDPSNGTGLNNYRTRRSDNGPSHRAIRNSFNVYLGDSIPDDDGNGLQNATATADDLNAGSSFYGIAADDENGVILPSMKFSDPDYTATANVTNTSGSNAYLYAWIDFDNSGTFDVDEMVTNGSGTGGAIVINSGLSNSAQSLYWGSLTDLTANGYYFSRIRISSSLLTTTATGSNEDSRSMGSINAAGEIEDYQTCVGCVDVLGHIYEDVNGDSVLTDSVGLSGIPVYLYTDDGDGIPNAADGTPTYTTTTDANGYYYFLQIPGVTYFVSPNAPSSGSILSEQTYTRTLNDTVNNTYVAGFCDANGDGVADLNPTAVTGSCFGGWDGDQATNNSNANLALREHISRIEFSADSASVTAVDFAFSYNVVTNTNNNGQGSLSQFITNANGISGANNMRFVPSVVANDSDPSSDWWVVSPATTLVTITGANGASTTIDGTAYSFSDGITVRDTNAGNVMTAQTVGSSNGCTAESMPAIEKPELQIDMPVTASPYAAELLIINADNTTVRNISFTGGSLGINIYSAGITDTLIENNILGIDPAGNDDLIGVDTCGASMGCAGIAIAHPSNSSLNGDTGIIRNNVIKTAHNNITLNNLNGQNISLYWQIIHNHLLGTVSSSATAYNNLSIRYGVPRYLQVTGNILRSATGDAIYQRNTSNVALFQQVTSNDIQTAEINGIHIQSGNSSQIECNLIHDNGDSGVSIDGNTNVDGYLITKNSFENNESNAVDLHNGATGEGVSLNSTLCNNDTGTGANNNLARPQINRAFLDGTILRLFGDYCATGDFTFEVYSASSGNGDLGSDGLNAGEGVLYLNSVTAVSGTDFDRTLTVTGLTEGDFITALAQRTTTGGLGLLQDSSEFSANVEIEINNKDWGDAPESLGYNTLYSSNGPRHTVTSDPIYLGNIAPDIEFDGFGNGIDNNDNATDDESTNIADEDGVNGPAYLNVTNAKVTLNVVCNDHNGTTDLGGIVYAWMDFNSDGDFVDNGEFAKAGCDDMDNLSDGNTTILFSGVQNPASINTNIYTRLRITNQNLTSNDFNGVISNGEIEDHYIKVELLFRLSGFVFEDNGLGAAIAHDGIFDNSESGLGNKTVRVIYNGSGIGNYVTGDIITSTITSGDGSYTITIPVELAGEDLILDVLKEAAWIDSSEANVTAMPQVNNVSVTDSQMKINAAAGDDLVGLNFGKVREPVMEPDNFSYIEPGKGVLLQHKFKSYTQGIIAVSTINVNEEPNTNSWSKVIYRDNNCNGKIETNERQITNNITVSEQQEICLLSKIFVNIDVPNNALYKYDLIVNMVLDDHIGTGHNITRQLIDTDNIKTSFLKAGELKLTKTVKNITQNTAVAVSNEAQPGDTLEYKIKFENITTGTINDIKITDSIPEYTLLSQPITCADGNIPNGLSCSVITNNGSNLAGFKGDFYWAISDGLRPGMSGEVVYFVEIE, via the coding sequence ATGAACAGAACTCGATGTCGCTTATTTTGTTTTAAACGGTTTTTGGCTCTGTTGTTGGTCTTTTCTTTTTCTGTCGTTGCAGAGCAACCTTATGTTGTAAGTAATTCGGGTTTTTCTCAGGGGCAGTTTCAATCATGTGCGCCTCAAGGGCAATATGCTTGTTTTCGTGTTTTTGCTGGGCGTTACGGCGATAATTATATTGGTGGTACTTGTGCTATTCACAATGCATCATCGACGTATAATTTAGGCGATGTACAGGTTGCTTATGCCATTGTGAGAGAGTTAGCAGCGGATGATCATGCTGATTTTTGGTTTAATGGGCGTCAATTTCAAGTCGCAGGAGGAACAGGTGCAAGGCCTTGTGAATTAGGGCGTACAACGTACAGTTATCCCAATACCAATATAGGAGCGGTACCGAATCAGTTTACTATAAGTGCACGAATTTTAGTGAGTGGTATGGGGGAAGCATGGGGAACAATGGATATTTACTATATTCCCTATTTTGAAGATTTTGGTGATGCGCCGGATCCCTCAAATGGTACTGGATTAAATAATTATCGAACGAGACGTAGCGATAATGGACCCTCTCATCGTGCTATTCGAAATAGTTTTAATGTATATCTTGGCGATTCAATACCTGATGATGATGGTAATGGTTTGCAAAATGCAACAGCAACGGCTGATGATCTGAATGCGGGGAGCAGTTTTTACGGCATTGCCGCCGATGATGAAAATGGTGTAATTCTTCCCAGTATGAAGTTTTCTGATCCAGATTACACGGCAACAGCTAATGTGACCAATACCTCTGGCTCTAATGCTTACTTATATGCGTGGATTGATTTCGATAATAGCGGAACCTTTGATGTTGATGAGATGGTGACCAATGGTAGCGGAACGGGAGGAGCTATTGTTATTAATTCAGGCCTATCTAATAGTGCTCAAAGTCTATATTGGGGCTCGCTCACTGATCTCACCGCTAACGGCTATTATTTTTCCCGCATTCGTATTAGTTCATCACTCCTAACTACAACAGCAACCGGCAGTAATGAAGATAGCCGTTCTATGGGCTCTATTAATGCCGCGGGTGAAATTGAGGATTACCAAACTTGTGTCGGCTGTGTAGATGTTTTGGGTCATATATATGAGGATGTAAACGGCGACAGTGTGTTAACGGATAGTGTAGGTCTCAGCGGTATTCCTGTTTATCTTTATACTGATGATGGTGATGGGATTCCTAATGCTGCAGATGGTACGCCAACATATACCACGACAACCGATGCTAATGGTTATTACTATTTTCTTCAAATTCCAGGAGTGACTTATTTTGTCTCTCCTAATGCACCTTCATCGGGATCGATACTTTCAGAACAAACCTATACTCGAACGCTCAATGATACGGTTAATAATACTTATGTTGCTGGTTTTTGTGATGCTAATGGTGATGGAGTGGCAGATCTTAACCCTACCGCTGTTACTGGGAGTTGTTTTGGTGGCTGGGATGGCGATCAAGCAACAAATAATAGTAATGCTAATTTAGCGTTAAGGGAGCATATTTCTCGCATTGAATTTTCAGCGGATTCTGCTTCTGTTACCGCTGTAGATTTTGCATTTTCTTATAATGTCGTAACGAACACTAATAATAATGGGCAAGGATCTTTATCGCAATTTATCACTAATGCTAATGGCATTAGTGGCGCAAATAATATGCGGTTCGTACCTAGTGTGGTAGCGAATGATAGTGATCCCAGTAGTGATTGGTGGGTTGTTTCTCCAGCTACAACATTAGTAACGATTACGGGTGCCAATGGCGCTTCAACAACTATAGATGGTACCGCGTATAGCTTTAGTGATGGTATTACAGTTAGAGATACGAATGCTGGCAATGTAATGACAGCGCAAACGGTGGGTAGTAGCAATGGCTGTACGGCTGAATCAATGCCAGCGATTGAAAAACCTGAATTACAAATAGATATGCCAGTAACTGCTAGTCCTTATGCTGCCGAATTATTAATTATAAATGCTGACAATACGACAGTTCGAAATATTTCTTTTACTGGTGGATCGCTGGGGATAAATATTTATTCCGCAGGTATTACTGATACGTTAATAGAAAATAATATATTAGGTATCGATCCTGCTGGTAATGATGATTTAATTGGTGTTGATACCTGTGGTGCATCAATGGGTTGTGCAGGGATTGCGATTGCTCATCCAAGTAATAGTTCTTTAAATGGTGATACAGGTATTATTCGTAACAATGTAATTAAAACCGCTCATAATAATATTACTCTCAATAATTTAAATGGTCAGAATATAAGTCTATATTGGCAAATTATACATAATCATTTATTAGGCACAGTATCCTCTTCTGCTACTGCTTATAATAATCTATCTATTCGTTATGGTGTGCCTCGTTATTTGCAAGTCACTGGTAATATATTACGTAGTGCAACGGGAGATGCGATATATCAACGTAATACTTCAAATGTGGCCTTATTCCAGCAAGTTACTAGTAATGATATTCAAACGGCTGAAATTAATGGTATTCATATTCAAAGTGGTAACAGTTCACAGATCGAATGTAATCTTATTCATGATAATGGCGACTCTGGTGTATCCATTGACGGTAATACTAATGTTGATGGTTATTTGATTACTAAAAATAGTTTTGAAAATAATGAAAGTAATGCAGTGGACTTACATAATGGCGCAACAGGAGAGGGGGTTTCTCTCAATTCCACTTTATGTAATAACGATACAGGAACTGGGGCAAATAATAACTTAGCTCGGCCACAAATTAATCGAGCTTTTCTTGATGGTACTATTTTACGATTATTTGGTGATTATTGTGCAACGGGCGATTTTACTTTTGAAGTTTATAGCGCAAGTAGTGGAAACGGCGATTTAGGCTCTGATGGTTTAAATGCTGGTGAAGGGGTTTTATATCTTAATAGTGTTACTGCCGTGAGTGGTACTGATTTTGATCGAACCTTAACCGTTACTGGACTTACTGAAGGTGATTTTATTACTGCTTTAGCACAAAGAACTACAACTGGTGGGCTTGGTTTATTACAAGATAGTTCAGAGTTTAGTGCTAACGTTGAAATTGAAATTAATAATAAAGATTGGGGAGATGCTCCTGAATCTCTAGGGTATAACACGTTATATAGTAGTAATGGGCCAAGACATACCGTAACCAGTGATCCTATTTATCTTGGTAATATAGCACCGGACATAGAATTTGATGGTTTTGGTAATGGTATTGATAATAACGACAATGCAACTGATGATGAATCAACCAATATTGCTGACGAAGATGGTGTTAATGGCCCCGCTTACCTTAACGTGACCAATGCAAAAGTGACCTTAAATGTGGTTTGTAATGATCATAATGGCACTACTGATCTTGGTGGCATTGTTTACGCTTGGATGGATTTTAATAGTGATGGTGATTTTGTTGATAATGGCGAATTCGCAAAAGCTGGCTGTGATGATATGGATAATCTTAGTGATGGTAATACAACAATTTTATTTTCTGGAGTTCAAAATCCAGCTTCAATAAACACTAATATTTATACTCGATTACGAATCACTAATCAAAATTTAACAAGCAATGATTTTAATGGTGTGATTAGTAATGGTGAAATAGAAGATCATTATATTAAAGTCGAGTTATTATTTAGATTAAGTGGTTTTGTCTTTGAAGATAATGGGTTAGGTGCAGCTATTGCTCATGATGGTATTTTTGATAATAGTGAATCAGGGCTTGGTAATAAAACAGTTCGAGTGATATATAACGGTTCTGGCATTGGTAATTATGTTACTGGTGACATTATAACGAGTACCATAACTTCTGGTGATGGTAGCTATACCATTACTATTCCAGTTGAGCTCGCTGGTGAAGATCTTATTTTAGACGTTCTAAAAGAAGCAGCTTGGATTGATAGTAGTGAAGCTAATGTTACTGCAATGCCACAAGTGAATAATGTAAGCGTTACAGATAGTCAAATGAAAATAAATGCCGCAGCAGGAGATGATCTCGTTGGGCTGAATTTTGGTAAAGTTCGTGAACCGGTAATGGAGCCAGATAATTTTAGTTATATAGAGCCGGGTAAAGGGGTTTTACTTCAGCACAAATTCAAATCATACACACAAGGTATTATTGCGGTATCGACTATTAATGTTAATGAAGAGCCTAATACCAATAGTTGGAGTAAAGTTATATATAGAGATAATAATTGTAATGGTAAAATTGAAACAAATGAGAGACAAATTACGAATAATATTACTGTTTCAGAACAACAAGAAATTTGTTTATTAAGTAAAATATTTGTAAATATAGATGTACCTAATAACGCATTATATAAATATGATCTCATTGTTAATATGGTTTTAGATGATCATATCGGAACTGGACATAATATAACTCGACAACTTATTGATACTGATAATATTAAGACTTCATTTTTAAAAGCAGGAGAGTTGAAACTTACTAAAACAGTTAAAAATATCACACAAAACACGGCAGTTGCTGTAAGTAATGAAGCACAACCTGGTGATACTCTTGAATATAAAATTAAATTTGAAAATATTACGACAGGAACGATCAATGATATAAAGATAACTGACTCTATTCCTGAATATACTTTATTAAGTCAGCCAATAACGTGTGCAGATGGCAATATTCCTAATGGGCTATCTTGTTCTGTTATAACAAATAATGGAAGTAATTTGGCTGGTTTTAAAGGTGATTTTTATTGGGCTATATCAGATGGATTACGACCAGGTATGAGTGGGGAAGTCGTTTATTTTGTTGAAATAGAATAG